A single region of the Cyclopterus lumpus isolate fCycLum1 chromosome 16, fCycLum1.pri, whole genome shotgun sequence genome encodes:
- the nmt2 gene encoding glycylpeptide N-tetradecanoyltransferase 2 yields MMAEDSESAASQQSLELDDQDTCGIDGDNEEENEHMQGSPGGDLGAKRKKKKQKRKKEKPSSGGAKSDSASDSQEIKNPGLPIQKLQDIQRAMELLSCQGPAKSIDEATKHKYQFWDTQPVPKLNEVVTSHGPIEADKENIRQEPYSLPQGFMWDTLDLHNADVLKELYTLLNENYVEDDDNMFRFDYSPNFLKWALRPPGWLPQWHCGVRVSSNKKLVGFISAIPADIRIYDTLKRMVEINFLCVHKKLRSKRVAPVLIREITRRVNIEGIFQAVYTAGVVLPKPVSTCRYWHRSLNPRKLVEVKFSHLSRNMTLQRTMKLYRLPDSTKTPGLRPMERRDIRQVTELLQKFLRRFQLAPSMGEEEVAHWFFPQDNIIDTFVVEGAGGVLTDFTSFYTLPSTVMHHPLHRSLKAAYSFYNVHTQTPLLDLMNDALILAKLKGFDVFNALDLMENKVFLEKLKFGIGDGNLQYYLYNWKCPPMDPDKVGLVLQ; encoded by the exons GAGTCCAGGGGGAGACCTGGGGgccaagaggaagaagaagaaacagaagaggaagaaagagaagccGAGCTCGGGGGGAGCCAAATCCGACTCGGCTTCTGACTCTCAGGAGATAAAG AACCCTGGCTTGCCAATTCAGAAGCTGCAGGACATCCAACGAGCCATGGAGCTGCTGTCCTGCCAGGGTCCAGCCAAGAGCATTGATGAGGCAACCAAGCACAAGTACCAGTTCTGGGACACCCAGCCTGTGCCGAAGCTAA atgagGTGGTGACAAGTCACGGGCCCATAGAAgcagacaaagaaaacattagACAGGAGCCATATTCCTTACCTCAAGGCTTTATGTGGGACACTCTGGATCTCCACAATGCAGATGTA CTGAAGGAGTTGTACACATTGTTAAATGAAAACTATGTGGAGGATGACGACAACATGTTCAGATTTGATTATTCACCAAACTTTCTCAAATG GGCTCTGCGTCCTCCCGGCTGGTTACCACAGTGGCATTGTGGAGTGAGAGTGTCCTCCAATAAGAAGCTTGTTGGTTTCATCAGTGCCATCCCTGCAGATATACGCATCTATGACAC ACTGAAGAGGATGGTTGAAAttaacttcctgtgtgttcaCAAGAAGCTGCGCTCAAAGCGCGTTGCTCCAGTGCTAATCAGAGAGATCACACGGAGGGTGAACATAGAAGGAATATTTCAGGCTGTATACACAGCAGGAGTAGTACTGCCTAAACCTGTGTCCACATGCAG GTATTGGCATCGTTCTTTGAACCCCAGAAAACTTGTGGAAGTTAAATTCTCCCACCTGAGCAGGAACATGACCCTGCAAAGAACCATGAAACTCTACAGACTACCAGAT AGCACTAAGACCCCAGGTTTGCGGCCGATGGAGAGGCGTGACATCCGCCAGGTCACTGAACTGCTACAGAAATTTCTGCGACGTTTCCAGCTTGCACCTTCTatgggagaagaggaggtggcTCACTGGTTCTTCCCACAGGACAACATCATTGATACATTTGTAGTAGAG GGTGCCGGTGGTGTATTGACAGATTTCACTAGTTTCTACACTCTGCCCTCAACTGTGATGCATCACCCTCTCCATAGGAGCCTGAAGGCTGCTTACTCTTTTTACAACGTTCATACACAAACCCCACTACTGGACTTAATGAATGATGCACTGATCCTGGCCAAGCTG AAAGGTTTTGATGTGTTCAATGCCTTGGATCTAATGGAGAATAAGGTGTTCCTGGAGAAGCTCAAGTTTGGCATAGGAGATGGAAATCTGCAGTATTACCTCTACAACTGGAAATGTCCCCCTATGGACCCTGATAAG GTTGGCCTCGTCCTTCAGTAG
- the rpp38 gene encoding ribonuclease P protein subunit p38 produces MAAAGKPVKKEIKKYIPVKTSFTSPFTPKWGPLPQEDMHFILKTLKDKLVSAGLEKKEVKVFRPWRKKKDQKHAATSELDPQVSQDGQVQDSSKNGWTDVAARRQLAIGINEVTKALERNELKLLLVCKSVKPPHMTDHLIALSATRGVPACQVPRLSQSVSGPLGLKSVLALGFRQCASKEDEVFTDAVDAITLRVPSVDVAWLQGAAPRVTPDDHVDMEEEEVDEKRGQKRKLESESEEVQSLRPPALCNLSK; encoded by the coding sequence ATGGCCGCTGCAGGAAAGCCAgttaaaaaggaaatcaaaaagTATATTCCAGTCAAGACCTCCttcacgtcaccattcactccaAAATGGGGCCCACTTCCACAAGAAGACATGCATTTCATCCTGAAAACGCTAAAGGACAAGCTGGTTTCCGCTGgtctggagaagaaggaggtgaaagTGTTTCGCCcatggaggaaaaagaaagaccaGAAACATGCTGCCACATCAGAACTTGATCCCCAGGTGAGCCAGGATGGACAGGTCCAGGATTCTTCCAAAAACGGCTGGACAGATGTGGCAGCGAGGAGGCAACTGGCCATTGGCATCAACGAGGTCACTAAAGCTCTGGAGAGGAACGAGCTCAAACTGTTGCTTGTGTGCAAGTCCGTGAAGCCGCCACACATGACGGATCATCTGATAGCACTGAGCGCAACCAGAGGTGTGCCGGCCTGCCAGGTGCCTCGGCTGAGCCAGAGCGTGTCGGGGCCGCTGGGCCTGAAAAGTGTCCTCGCTCTGGGATTCAGACAGTGCGCCTCCAAAGAAGACGAGGTGTTCACTGACGCTGTTGACGCCATTACACTCCGAGTGCCTTCAGTAGATGTTGCATGGCTGCAAGGTGCAGCACCCAGAGTAACACCTGACGACCAcgttgacatggaggaggaggaagtcgACGAGAAGAGGGGCCAGAAAAGGAAACTTGAGAGTGAATCTGAGGAAGTCCAGAGTCTGCGTCCTCCTGCACTCTGCAACCTCTCAAAGTGA
- the acbd7 gene encoding acyl-CoA-binding domain-containing protein 7, whose translation MSNLAEFQKMAEDVKKVKTRPTDQELLDLYGLYKQAIVGEINIDRPGMTNLKGKAKWDAWNSRNGMSKDDATSAYVTLAKEVISKYGM comes from the exons ATGTCTAATCTG GCAGAGTTTCAGAAGATGGCAGAGGATGTGAAGAAGGTGAAAACGAGGCCTACGGACCAGGAGCTGCTGGACCTGTATGGACTTTATAAGCAGGCAATAGTTGGAGAAATTAACATCG ATAGACCAGGAATGACAAATTTGAAAGGAAAAGCTAAGTGGGATGCCTGGAACTCCAGAAATG GAATGTCCAAGGACGATGCCACTTCAGCCTACGTTACACTTGCAAAGGAAGTCATCAGCAAATATGGCATGTAA